One window of the Bacteroidales bacterium genome contains the following:
- a CDS encoding universal stress protein codes for MKNIIVPLDFSDDSLNGLDFAIIIAEKLKANIYMIFVQRKRSSFQTFSKDDEYNYAKDKFENILETYKNKISTDIKIEYVIKSGKIYKEVVDFTSEVQEPLIITATHGSSGFEETFVGSNALKIVSYSNCPVVLVRNGIFPKSINKIVMPLDMSVATKEKVPATIEIAKAFDSEIFLVDIAAKKGHDIRFRMNLDSHEVSHYLNKQKIPHQTELLIGPNIANVIIEHVKKLNADLIVGVSEHDKKVSSLIGPNALQLIHKTPVPILIIPSDEEMKK; via the coding sequence ATGAAAAATATAATTGTACCTCTTGATTTTTCTGATGATTCATTAAATGGATTAGATTTTGCAATAATTATTGCTGAAAAACTAAAAGCAAATATTTACATGATATTTGTTCAAAGAAAAAGAAGTAGTTTTCAAACTTTTTCTAAAGATGATGAATATAATTATGCAAAAGATAAATTTGAAAATATTTTAGAAACCTATAAAAATAAAATCAGCACAGATATTAAGATTGAATATGTAATAAAAAGTGGGAAAATTTATAAAGAAGTTGTTGATTTTACATCTGAAGTTCAGGAACCGTTAATTATAACAGCTACACATGGAAGTTCGGGATTTGAAGAAACCTTTGTTGGAAGTAATGCCCTTAAAATAGTGTCGTATAGTAATTGTCCTGTTGTATTGGTAAGGAACGGAATATTTCCAAAATCAATTAATAAAATTGTTATGCCTCTTGATATGTCTGTTGCGACAAAAGAAAAAGTTCCTGCTACTATAGAAATTGCAAAAGCTTTTGATTCTGAAATTTTCCTTGTTGATATTGCAGCTAAAAAGGGGCATGATATAAGGTTTAGAATGAATCTTGATTCACACGAAGTATCTCATTATCTTAATAAACAAAAAATTCCTCATCAAACAGAATTATTAATTGGACCAAATATTGCCAATGTTATAATTGAACATGTTAAGAAGCTTAATGCAGATTTAATTGTTGGTGTCTCGGAACATGATAAAAAAGTTTCATCTCTGATTGGACCAAATGCTTTACAACTAATTCATAAAACACCTGTGCCAATATTAATTATTCCTTCTGATGAAGAGATGAAGAAGTAG
- a CDS encoding DUF262 domain-containing protein, with translation MKENKIENIVLNEPVVEYEDLSSGVLMEKPFNPTKIDITTKALTIDLLIKRLKADPIEIDLSPEFQRRGDLWDEQKQSQLIESLLIKFPLPAFYFDGSDNNKWLIVDGLQRLSSLRNFVILKKLKLKGLEFLTKLEGFGFDDLPRNLQRQIEEAQITAYIINPGTPEEVKFNIFKRINTGGLILNSQEIRHALNQGIPATFVAELSELKAFKEATGNAIKSNRMLDREFVTRFIAFYLQPHTEYVPDLDTFMNRAMCDIKKLNVQQRDKIKSNFTNSMKLTKKIFDSWAFRKTDKHPVKKKPINKAIFEVWSVLLAKLDDDNRVKLEHKKQILFEKWVNLNKYDSVFFDSITTSTGNRLCVIERFSKIDKIIKETLQP, from the coding sequence ATGAAAGAAAATAAAATTGAAAATATAGTTTTAAACGAACCTGTAGTAGAATACGAAGATCTTAGTAGTGGTGTATTGATGGAAAAACCATTTAATCCTACTAAAATTGATATAACCACAAAGGCTCTTACCATAGATTTGCTTATTAAGAGATTAAAAGCCGACCCTATTGAAATTGATTTGTCACCTGAATTTCAAAGGAGAGGAGATTTGTGGGATGAACAGAAACAAAGTCAATTGATAGAATCATTACTTATTAAATTCCCATTACCAGCATTTTACTTTGATGGCTCCGATAATAACAAATGGTTAATTGTTGATGGTTTACAAAGACTAAGTTCATTAAGAAATTTTGTTATTCTAAAAAAGCTAAAACTTAAAGGTCTTGAGTTTTTAACTAAGCTTGAAGGATTTGGGTTTGACGATTTGCCTCGTAATCTTCAACGCCAGATAGAAGAGGCTCAAATAACGGCTTATATAATCAACCCCGGGACACCAGAGGAAGTTAAATTCAATATTTTTAAAAGAATTAATACTGGAGGATTAATACTAAATTCCCAGGAAATTCGTCATGCACTTAATCAAGGAATTCCTGCAACATTTGTTGCTGAATTGTCAGAGTTAAAAGCTTTTAAGGAGGCTACAGGCAATGCAATAAAATCCAACAGAATGCTTGATAGAGAATTTGTTACACGTTTTATTGCTTTCTATTTGCAACCACATACTGAATATGTTCCAGATTTGGATACTTTCATGAATAGGGCAATGTGTGATATAAAAAAGCTTAACGTTCAACAAAGAGATAAAATAAAGAGCAACTTTACCAATTCAATGAAACTGACTAAAAAAATTTTTGACAGTTGGGCTTTCAGAAAGACTGACAAGCATCCCGTTAAGAAAAAACCAATTAATAAAGCCATATTTGAAGTATGGAGTGTATTATTAGCAAAATTAGACGATGATAACAGAGTAAAATTAGAGCATAAAAAACAAATTTTGTTTGAAAAATGGGTAAACCTTAACAAATACGATTCGGTTTTTTTTGACAGCATAACTACATCAACTGGTAATAGATTATGCGTTATCGAACGGTTTTCTAAGATTGATAAAATTATAAAAGAAACATTACAACCATGA